CCGATTCAGCACGTTTGTATTGATGCAAATGCAGTAAATGTCACTGTAATCCTCTAGGGCGATGTAAACGCACGCTCATGAAACGCACAGCGTAGACTGCGCGTTTAAATTACGTTGTGTGCATACACCCTACTACACACAGCTAACTGCTGAtgcacaaaaaaataatttaatttcttagttTACTTATATTCAAAGTTTAAAATCTTATACATAAACCTCATAGCTATCTCTCTCGCTcagtttattgttttgttataagaTCTAATTCGGAAATATTAAGTAGAAAAGTGTAAAAGTACCCTGTACCAATGTTCTGTTTCTTTTAACGGACGCCTTTTTGCCACAAAAAGATAAAACGCTTTCAAAGCTCATCGTCACAAGAGTGGACTGAAAATGCTGCAAGGCAGTTGATTAAAACTTGCGCTGAAGTATAGCCGTATTCATTTCTATAAAGCCTTGCACGAGCTTCGTGCttcgttttcatttttttactttatttttgcaGAATTTCCGTTAACCTATTACGAGCGGTTTTATGTAGGCTCATTGGCAGGTATTCACCCCTCTATTGATAAGCTATTTGAttgatgtttttataaaaaagtttgtgtCAGCTCCGatgcacgactggagtttactccttaagtacgattgtctaAACATACGCAAAAAGAGttaatttaactgaataaagatttataccatatgaaagggtaaataaaaaaacatgtgcaatttattcacactcgtcggaagtgtaacttcgtaaaagtagcctacgggagattgaggtggatgtagagtatcagaactattaggataaatgtaatgtttattatttagtttccatggtaacaagattaggaaaaaaaatgtataatgttttctatctcactctgtcccatttatgtgtttgtttctttacctagataatattcggtttccttgataacttaaataggaaaaaaaagtgaattgaacgaaagcgacgttgcatgtttgcgcaacacagttgccgggcatgcaacgtcgcaaagcgaaaacgtaacgaggtcattcgtcagtagattttactcctcacatttttctcataccgggcgccttatatatgaaaatcgattcttaaggagtaaactccaaaaattcatgattcaaattcatttatttcaagtaaacctACTTTATGTGCACATTTGCAGCGTCAAGTATGTACATATGGTGTGACTATATTAACGGTTCGAAAAACAGATTGTACCGGGTTCTTaccggcatgaaactcagcagatgctctttttctatcttgatgcaggagatgagagcgaagacattaaaaaaaacattatggtATCTTAGttatattgaaattaataaataacataaaagtaaGAGATTATATTGTCGTGAACAAAATTTATCCGtgtaagtattattttcttACCGTCTCATGACTTTAGCCTAATATAGAAGAACACAAAGGCGTATTCTAATGAATGGTCATTAAAGCAATAACTTTTCATTAAGTTTTGCATGAAATAATAGGAGAGAATAACTTATGTCATTCATATTTCATTTCTATCTTTTTCTATCGTCTTTTTCTATCGtcatgcttcatcaaccaaaggttgtctggaggagatcgttttaagcgataaggctacctttgcgcatatatatatatatatatatatatatatatatatatatatatatatatatatatatatatgtatttgcaataaagacttcctatctatctatctagattttatcttatatctctTATCACAAAGTGTGATTGTAGACAACGCCTAACTTGTGTGGTTTTTCGTTTTATTACAGAGTTCCAATGGCTACATTTCAGCTGCAtgtcttaataatattacatttacatCCGATATGAATATGCACACAACAGTTCTGCTCAATAGGAAACCGGGAAGAGAGTCAAATTTTCTAGATTCAAGTAGGTGCTTATTGACTCCAAAAACGTCAAATACTCTTTTGTCTTGAACTGGAGCTGgtcacttttttatttgcatagcAAAGCAATTTGAACCGATGAAACTCAATACTTCGGTCTGTATTCTAAAACACAAAGCAGTTAATTTGCAAACGGTATTTCGTTCAAAGGAAAAATTTCCGTCATAGAGTGCTTTCCAATAATCCGCGGGGCTAGGACATTAACGCGGAAGCGAAAAAGTGTGTGGCAAGCGAAACGACCGCACCTGATGTATAAAAATCATaagttgaattattattataagtattgatatttctttaaaaaaacacaagttGTAGCTATGTACAAAATGACTACCCTAACCTTGTCAAAATATGAAACATatgatgattaaataaatatatgcttGTTGGTATTATAAACGTTTTtgtaaagtgaaacttttataacatcgtctcagactttttcgactgtgtgttgcatgtcgcgtgacggtcggccgcggagtgTCAGGCGCTCGTCATGGAACAGCCAAGGTCTatatggcggcgcctatagttcgcatcagctgaccgtgtagtgaATAGACCatcactcatttgtgccagtgctcgataaaatattggtaacattcataaactgtgaaactcgtgatgaagatggaatttataaaaaaaataatgaatgattgaaaataatagaaaaacggATCAAAGTGACTTACcgattataaattattgttttcagttttttaataaatgtatactatCTAACATTTGTTTAGTATTATGTATGTCGTACTCTAAGAtacagagttcaataaaaatattagttgaagacctagtctacttttatcattttCCATTATCATTCCGATTttccaagaaaaaaaattaatattgataaaGCGATCTTTATACCCTTAATGGTATAttattccgaaaatttttagttaaatgtctATAACGTGAAAAAGAGTTTTACTTTTACCATAgtttcataaaaccacacaATCCTTTTAAATTCAAGTTTTCATGTGCTGAGAAATGTTTTGCGATCGGTGCACGGTGCGATGTTTGATAAGTTTATGGACGAGTTCGTGGCCCCGCAATAACGTGCTATCATATTCCATCGATCGATACAGGAGCGGCGATGGAAATGACGTTAAGAGCCATTAGAGCGGTTGATATTGATATCCATAAATCATGATTTCTGTtgaaatttatgtaaaatatatattatctaaaaCCTACGAAATAGTTTCGTGGCTGGCTAAACAAGTGCTAAAACATTTGAAATAATcttttattacgtattatgaaaatttaacttaatttgctatactcatatatttgaaaaaagagTAAAAAGTGATGTCtccacttaaattaaaattcaaattcatttatttcaagtaggactactttataagcacttttgaaacgtcaagtgtgtatgtttgtagtgactctacctctcTTCTTTATGGGTAGGACTCCCTTCTCATATGAAAAAGGGATATACATACCAAATATAaagcatatataatatattacatacatcatcgatattatattaattgataaGAAAAATAGCGTCgcacaaaatattcaattaaatgaTATAAAGAAACAGAACATTGGcatgaatttcttaaatagATGAAACGATTTAAAGCCATTCTAAAAAACAGTTCAAATTGAGCTTACAGTCGGGTTCACTGAAAAGTGTCGTGTTGTATCGAGATGCATTAAACACTAGATAGAACTATGCTTTCATTAAGCAAACATAGCAAATAGGTCGTGATAATGGGggttaatatgttttatttgaataagtggcatattatgatgattttgcttaatttgctatactccgcgaaaagcaggagaatccgtatggtttagtttataatgctttcaatctttatactccaaaccaaacagatcttcggcaatgtaccgtcTACGAACGCTTCCCTCAGATAGCGGAGCAttatcaggagatgttgactttagaatgaataattgaatctgaagatctgtttggtgtggagtatagagattgaagattttatgaattacaccatacgaattctcctgctttttgcggagtttagcaaattaagtttaattttaagtaacgcctgctgctCCAATGAATATGCGGGATCTGTTAAATGTTGAAGCCTGGTTTATACTGACTATGATATGCGTTCGAAGATCTATCCAGTAGGATTGATTCCATCAGGAGTCATGTCGCAAAATGGTTTTTACAGCTATTCATACTATCAATGCACCATAAAACGACATAACACTTTTACGTGATCCAGACATAACATTTATAACTGACAAATAATATataggaaatataaaaatacatttactgAACAAGCTTAGATATAAATTTTGTACTTATACATAGCAAGATTGTAACTGTACGTAAATCTACTTAGTATAACAGATACTTTTAAAACCTTAGGttaggtatttataaaatttatttaaactcataTCTTAAATACTAATCATATTAATATgatttactagcttctgcccgcgacttcgtctgcgtggacttcagaattgggtctaaagcttcgctccttaataatttttaatcctaccacgggaaacTATTTGAGTTCATCAGTATAGGAAGCACATGTTCATTTCTAAAGCAtaagtgacatgcataccaaattccaAAGCTGTTTGTCCGCGGCTAAGCTCGtaagaaaatttcaatttccCTCAGGAACTTCTAAAtgaatcggaataaaaggtagcctatgttcttttccatgtcaaatgcTACATGTATTCCAAATTTCATGGCTGCGTGGCTGAGTaacaaacactttcacatttctaatattagtaggatttacGCACGCTTTAGTAATGTAGGTACACGtgtatttgaatatattaagctatgagTCTAAATAATGTAGAACAACTGCACAAtacttataacaatatattaaaacacttatTTGATGCACATAAACTAATGAAgtgttattatatacctattgagaagaccttttttatttatttaacgtttGTAACAATTCCGAATGAAAATAGtggttttttactaatattacgtTATTACGTATTTAAGTTTAGTAAAATTTGAAGCTTCTGCCAGTAATTGATTGTCCGCCAATGTAAGGTTTTATACAGATATATCAATGTCAAGGTCTGCAGGCTTCTGTCTACCGATCTGTAAAATGTATGACCTGTGTAATGTGCTATAATGaactaaaatgtaacaaaaataattcatttttacttaaatgtaatctaaaaatacactttaaatagtttaattcaCTAGAGAACTCGATTGCTCTTGATTAACTTTTTGTTTGACAACTTGACACGAGCTTCGAAGGAAAGTAATTCGACGATCGAGGCAAATAATAACCTTACCGAATACCAAACATCACCGCATAATGTCAAATTAGCCCGAACATGCAGTTAATCTCTCCGCCGCATCCGACAAACAGCGCCACCTTTACTATCGAGTTATAGAGAAAACGAGTTTGCAAACTCATCGCGGATTTAACTGTCTAGTTACAAAAACGTCTTTACAGAATAGCCCTGCAGAACTTCATGTCGGATGTCTGAGTTTACAAAAATAACGAAAGTTGACATTAGAGTTTTCAGTTCAAATGCACAGAATTCAACAAGAAGAACAACAATCACGCTAAACAAGAAGGCATAGAATGAGTTAATCCGGACTTTAAAATTCCACTGTTTCACAATTCCACAGGCCCCTTTCTCTTATAGGACTGAAGAATACAGAGTTTTGATCAAACCCAACTCCGATTGGGTGTTGGCGTAAATTTTTACGTATAGCTTCCCCACGAACGCGTTTAAGGAGGCGTTGACTCAAGACCCGTAAACTACGCTGACAATAATTATGCTGCAGCGTTTCTTGtgaaaattttatagttttggcAGAGCTTGCAGACAGCATGATATGCTCTAGACCAACGATTAGGAAGTCTTGTATTAAAGAACGTTaacttatacatttaaatagcaTTGAAGCAGTTTCTCCAtatgtcatcactggcaacacgcaatATTCAAAAAGAAAGGTAAATATGCCCGCTAGATATGAGCCAGATAGTAACACACAGGGTGAACGTGCGATGGTGAGGGTCTTGTTCGGAGTTTTTCTACGTAATTAATTGAAAGTAGAAAAGAGGAGATCTGCGGAAGAGCTAAAATTAGCCTAATAAGTTGCAAAGCTAAAGTAGCAATAGACGGTAGATATAACTCGAAGGAGTGATGGGTGTTAGGATCCCAAAGTGCTGGAGGGCCTGCACGCACCAGAAAACGTTGGTAGATTAAGAAGTAGAGTCAATAGGGTCCCGAATAGTCGCTTTCCATAAGCTGCGCAAtatgaatatgatgatgattatgctattgctaaaaataatcaaacaccCTAGGGAGTGAAGGCACTGAAcctgaaatacaaggtttcttagtttatcttcagaagcttgtagtaaaataattatttaatatttcatggatgccccatcctataaaataagaaaacctttttactatattgtttagacttaagatttttggaaataaacgttattattattcttgTTCGAGGATGGAATATGAAGATGGATATACCATAAATCTTAAGgattaaacttataaataatgaataggTGTCTAAAGTTAAGTAAACAGTAACTTTGATTAAACAAAAGCACGTAAAAGGTACCTTCTTAGGTAAACGTTCACGGAAAAGTTCTTGAATgtgaaaagagaaaaaaatatcgCAGACTTGAATATTTTGCAAAGCGCTATTACTGCTTGAAGTTACTTTGTGATTTTGCATAAAGATTAAAGATGTCTTTGAAATATCTCAAGGGAAATCGccttaatacttattttacttCAAAGTTTGAAGGGTGCTGCATTAGTTTAATAAAcacttgaaaatatttttatacaataatgtgATATGAGAaaactttcattttaaaaacacattGATTAAATCAACACTGCAATTCTATTGAAATAACAATTACTTTGTATAATTCGAAATtcagttcataaaaatataggtatttaaacCGCAAAGCTGTTTTAATCACAGatttaagaacgtacagaatcctcaaATTGTGCCCAAAAACAGAGGAAACGCTCGTcacgagcacgtctcacttcacacccgcggaatggtAGATTAATGAAGTGACCAGTTTGAGAGTGAATTGCTTATTTCATGCTTTAATGTTAGTCGTGTCCACGGTGTCTGTATGTTCTACATTCtgtggttttaatataatataacatacttaACATCATATTGTAAATTAAGTTCCTAGTGAttaaaatgttaacatttttaataccaTTAATATAACACCAAATAGTCCGTCACTactaatgatttttttgttttcttgttctGATTTTCTTTTTACGTTCCGCAAATTTTGGAAATTAAAGTCACATATTCATTAGTATACAAATATGATTTATAAcacaatgtttaaattaaagcattaatattttcacatggacaatatatatacaattgccTTTTATTAGctatataatgaatatactAAGACTATAATGCTTCTTTTCATCTCTTCATTCCTTCTGGTCGCCTGGTAGCGGTAAATTTTTAGCGTGGAAAAAACCGCATGTTATAATCGCTATTATAATATAGTACAAGTACACAAAAAGTGACCaggtgtttattttgttatgtgtACAATAGATTGTATTCATATTATAAGATCACTAATGCAGGACTTAATAAATGTGAATGCAAAGTATTCACATCCCAACATGTTGACGTAATCTTTCCGATATTCAATTCATATTTAACAATTCAATCGTTAatgtttcagaaataaaaaatgttgtagcAGACACATTAAGCACGTTGATTTTGCTTGGCATTTGTACACTAATGAATACAAGTGGCTTTAATATCCTGAATACGATTAACAATGATATGgcatcataagaaggctcaaagtcactcagcgggcgatggggagagctatgctagaagtatctctacgtgattaaataagaaatgaggagatccgtagaagaactggagttaccgacatagctcagcgagtcgcgaagctgaagtagcaatgggcagggcacatagctcggagaaccgattgacgttTGGGTCTTAGGTGCTGGAATGgggacctcgcaccggtaaacgcaacgtaggtcggccccgaacgaggtggacagattacATCAgactgggagccgctgaaggcaagcggcccaggaccgtggattgtggaactccctacaaaagacctattgtaaagcagtggacgtcaattggttgaaatgatggtgatgaataaaaatacctaGAAGTGCTAAGCAACAACACAACGGTTCTCATGAGAAGATCCACCTCCAGCTGACGAGTCTGGAAGGGGATCCGATCGGCTACCACTTCCACTCCACTCTAAAGCGTCAATCATCTCCATTAACTCCTTAAACACAGCAATGACCCGCCAATTGTATTTAGCTGAGCATTCTACGTAACTACACTTCCAATGCTTACGGACAAGGTTAACGATATTCCTTCTTTTCTCTCTTGAATCACCGCACGCACTTTCAGCCATAGCCAACTGCTGCAAACCACTGGTAGCGGACGGAGTTGTGCTGCACAGAAGATCTTGCTTATTTCCCACCACAAGAACCGGTACGTTCCTCATGTCACGACTCTCCACCATTTGATCTCTCAACGTTCGTATGTACTGAAACGTTTCCACGTTAGACAGATCGAAGACCAGGATGTAAGCTGTGGCGTTTCTTAGCCCGTAAAATCTGTAATGCGCCCATTCGTAGTAGGAATTGATTGGAAAGTAAGGTATCACTGGGACGTCTGTTATTTTAACTTCGTATAAATGCTCGTTGATTATCACCGAAGGGTAGAAGGTGTGTTTTCGGTCGGTTGGCAGGTAGTCTTCCGAGAAGTCACTCCAGACGAATTGCTGAAAAGGAAAAGTTGTTTAGTGGCACATTCATTAGTCTATAGCGAAAATTCATACATTATATGTAGATAAGTACAATTAAGTAAACTTGACCATAAAATGCATAATGGACCGACCATAATATAAAGATGTTTTGAGGAAGTAGCTGCAAAAAGACTGAGGAAATAAATGGTCTGATGGCACCGATTAAGGAAACATCattatatcgacccattaccggcccactacagggcacgagtctcctcccacaatgataaggggttagTCCGTAGTCCATCACGATGGCCCattgcggtttggtggactctacatGCCTTGacaacataatgtagaactctccgtCCACTcagcaagcgtggtggacttcggcctgaACCCCTCTGTAATTTGACGGTAATgttttgatgtgatgatgatgatgaaattaaaatatcaaaaaaaaaataaaaaaaaataatttcaatatctTATCTTTGCATACTGACGCACTAGGTACACATTCATGCATGTGTATCCAGTGCCTCAGTATGGGGcagtcatattaataataattacagaaaaataaaaataggtatgtaCAATCAAAAAACCAACTACGAACaataatattcacaaaaaatataccCCGACATACTTTTTACTTATGGTATGATACCTAAAACACTGGCGGTTTTGCCCCTTTCAATTGCTAGATTTAGTCGTTGGGCTAAATCATCGTTTATCGTATTTTCAATAACCTATTATCAACATCGACTTAATCTATATACAGCTGCAGATCCTCATACTACTTATAGGAGAGAGGGATTAAGAGCTTTGAGCCGGCTGCTAGCTTCAATGCGGGTTTGAAAACTACGTCAAAATCCAGACAACGATTAATCTCAGGTGTTAGTTAAGTATCAGTAACACCTAAGTACACGTTAAGCCGTTATCGCTTCGTTAACTCGCCACGGTCGGCTTAACGAAGCGATTTGGTAAGTGAGTCATATCAATAATTGATTTAATGAATAATCTTTTTCTTACCACTTCAAGATTGCAGTTAAGTCTTGTTGGATATCATCCGATATATCTacaactagctgttacccgcgacttcgtccgcgtttgtttttgtatacAGAGCATCCCGTAAGAAGAGTTTATTTAAGAGATATTTTTATGTTGCGTTTTTAAAACTATgtccaatattttttatcttgtaaaaaatattggacatagttttaaaaagaacttttttaaTGAAGCGTATAACTAACTGTTTTGCTTTGagatataggtattattattcccttgcggacttttttttgtaataatgagtacttaatcatcataatacttaatttttctGTATTATCTACTATATAAGTTTTGCCAGCGAACACCAAGTAATTCATTTACAAAATTTTGCTTCTTTGggttacgttatttttttaaggatctcaaattaaaataaaaaaataagcctgttacttcgtgatagtttagtttttttttagggAGTGAAGAAATGGGTTAAATCAGACCAGTACTTTGGGAGCCTTTTGGGTACAGacaaaaaacgaataaaaatctTTCCCTTTTATGATTAGTATAGATACGTACAAGACACAAAGCTAAACCAAAGCTGCAGATAAGAAAATCCCGTTctagtttattttcattttatatggaCCTTTagacgaataaataaa
This is a stretch of genomic DNA from Pararge aegeria chromosome 12, ilParAegt1.1, whole genome shotgun sequence. It encodes these proteins:
- the LOC120628394 gene encoding ras-like protein family member 10B is translated as MRYKRRTSQTTRASRHSDKKYTIQLDLDYLERGGVGSMTVGGAPSVEPSPESLDLIKVVLLGAPAVGKTSIIQQFVWSDFSEDYLPTDRKHTFYPSVIINEHLYEVKITDVPVIPYFPINSYYEWAHYRFYGLRNATAYILVFDLSNVETFQYIRTLRDQMVESRDMRNVPVLVVGNKQDLLCSTTPSATSGLQQLAMAESACGDSREKRRNIVNLVRKHWKCSYVECSAKYNWRVIAVFKELMEMIDALEWSGSGSRSDPLPDSSAGGGSSHENRCVVA